In Chroicocephalus ridibundus chromosome 4, bChrRid1.1, whole genome shotgun sequence, one genomic interval encodes:
- the LOC134514858 gene encoding E3 ubiquitin-protein ligase RBBP6-like, with protein MSCVHYKFAAKLAYDRVIFSGLNICLRDLKHQIMACEKLKAATSDLQISNAQTGAEYTDDNALIAKNSSVIVRRIPVGGVKAAGKTSAIGRTEPVSGTSKTVCKNTISPFFQHP; from the exons ATGTCATGTGTCCACTACAAGTTCGCCGCCAAGCTGGCATATGACAGGGTCATCTTCAGCggcctgaacatctgcctgcgggaCCTCAAGCACCAGATTATGGCCTgcgagaagctgaaggcggccaccagcgacttgcagatcagcaacgCCCAGACCGGAGCAG agtacacagatgacaacgccctgattgctaagaactcgtcggtaattgtgagaagaatccctgttggaggagttaaagctgccggcaaaacatctgccat AGGCAGAACTGAGCCAgtgagtggaacatcaaaaacggtatgtaaaaacacaatctcacccttttttcaacaccctTAA